taattcctttcgatgtctggctgaagactttaaacttagcacttcttgggaggtaacccaatattcttgcgacacggtaatatctttccttatctcttttgcttcaagtggtaagaGTTTCTCCTTGCTcaggcttttaattttatctttagaacattgaggacaatgataaatttaagtttgggagtatgggagaaacattttagtcgtatttttgaaacttctagcgtcacatagtacccggttagataagattacatattgtttctcaccgaaaagatagaaattggaatgctagagataacaacttattgagacattagagaaaaagacattgagatccttgaaattcaggagagaacttgttccttttagagggtaaccgtgatgaacctaaccatacatgatggaaaggcaagtaggtcagggaaatgccagaaagacaaagcaacctcacaatgtagtcttagttactggattgcgactctctctcagtagaaacttatcatcatcaacaagcggagcgacatcaaaatctatgaagaaagtgaagacgttttaggtttagaagcaacaatagaagagaataattcaaaaatcaaagttgaagttataagagcaaatgatataagttgttagaatccatgataccaagacatcacaagttgcgaagatccaagttttgaaagtccttctctcatggccatgtaaatttttgtcttgtaatttttgttcattaaaaaaaaatgaatgaaaaatgaaaaaataaataaaaataaaaataaaaataaaaaaataatgaaacatcattacgttctttttgttcaataaggccatagggaagaataaatttataagtcaagcaagaaatcggagagaagagttaattgtcaaggttctatgaggttcgagagtttatcatcaacagttgaagaccgaagaagacgttatttctactgagcactgtgagagagtcgaagaaagatgcattttggttgctttggtctgctttcaatctggcacaagatctttctagcactggtttaactcatcacacgtaattagtccagctgtgtagcagatgtccctctcatttttatctctctcctaatcttatccagctgtaaagcagcggacgcatcttacaatgtttatctagctgtgtagcggatatctctttatttagcagtcgtgtggatgtgtctccccttttcttcagtcagctttagagctgacacctttaatttctctgccattctacttacttggagataggttgagaatatgtatgtcctcatagatctttggatacttgtgaccaattaggagtaatgattttgtgggtatatctctggtaagccctcccgagactataactcgaccgctagggccacctaggggtttaaaggcttattgcatatgctaaatgcaatcgacgatgcctgcgaaagtgagttagacgcatttatgtgtctaatatatctcatttgtatataatgttagtgcccgtttttgtacttattatggtgttttatttatttataggtgtttttggaaaaataaggttttgcggcgaaattggctaaaaatgcggtttttggagctccgttgacggtgtaccggaagcgccccagaagtgtaccggaagtaccccgaaaatgtcccggaggaaccccgagaaagtgcggaaaatatcccagaagaattgctaaaggcaccccatggctatttacaccccaaaaaggatgtttccaccccagttgctaaagggacacccaacagtggttagggggacaccatctttaaaattcaaaatttgaatttggcggGAACTTTTCTTCACAACTGCATGAATTTTCAATTcaatttttggacgtgttttgtgaagaTTCAATACCCAGAATCAGTTGGGATTAACTTGATAGATCTAAACAGGGCTAGTGTAAGcaatttgatcgagcaaaatgggccaaataagccgtgggaggaaatcaaagttaaacaggggaagatattatcgggtgctcTGTGAGataaatttggaaagtttgtggacaaacaggggaagatatcttctcttataaagtttgtatgtggcttatggaagtattacaactcatttgcgcaggcagaagaggtggaaaagatcgtatcttggctgacagtgaagaaaatgaaaaaaaaaaattcccgagtaaatgagaattatgtggagttattgtgagTGATTCGTTGCTCCTATTATGTATAAATAGCATCCTAGGGTCTCATAGGAGCtttatgaagagtttggggtcgatccagagccgagaggagcgagaaatcgggactcgcaggattgttcacctgctgctgctgaagaagaaggaggagctcaagaacacgaagaacggacggccaaagaccgtcgttcttcaacagttccagcaacagtggagaagtgtcgcagtttagctgcagttttctggtatcgtttctttcaggacgtgttttgtgagtctcagaaccactgttttataacttttgactcttttaatcatactttgagcatcaaatatatattttgagaacatgattattatgattagttaaaccccaacactgggatgatggaggaagccgttctttacgcatatgataattatattaattcttttttagactacttgcactttttattaatcgatttatgatttttcttaattggttgtgatatcgtatgatgatgtatgcttggtcgtagtgcttttgatgcgtcatgctagtgatatacaataaatattctaaaaatctaccttggcaagaatgagagtccttatgatttgagctataattgtttcgaataaatatatgaattgtgtgaatgattaatggtggaatcctgtgtcctagtgtctcttgatcctgtgacaaatattgtgtatatatttttgttttaaaaatcttttcaagtccgagcaacgaattcttatttaccgcaaaattaatactacaacaaaaatggcgccgccgacgcggacttgtgtatagatttatttttattttttttaattatttttgttcttctttacgtttctgggtttttttatcttttttctttcagattttggaagttggagcgaaagaaaattttgccaaagtttttggtgaatacttaaagactggagtaaaaggaaaagcgaaaggggcgaaagaagaagattttttattttttttattttgataaaaaaagagagaaaaaaaatagagaacacgcaactacagagaaaatagttgggtctggcttcagaatcccaatgaagtctttaagtcgttaacctataatggttttagaaaaacctaggttaaaggagaatcgactctagtcgcaactagtatcacacaggaggtgtggggattaggtttcccagttgctagagttctcccttatatagtcttcaaatcagggtttgcaattaatgttaccttggtaacaaagcattcaatattcacctttagatgaaaacctgattagattcaagctaatatgtttcaactgttagattgtcttagcttgttacacacaaatgaaatgtaccttcatttagatattggtaaccgtaactaaacgtgtacacatagttggctcaacaatagttaaccgaagttagccatatgaacactttcatatcaaccttgttcatcttaatcacaactagttaaaatgattcagatgaaactagttatagagttgttcaattgtttatattctcatagaagtatacaagacacaattgaagcaccatcgattttgattcactcgaatcaattcatgaacattataaccatggtttgcaaagattgcattccttattaaataTATGTAGTTGTTCATGaatatgtaaacatacttaaccggttttagaacttaacacactcaagtatgcaaacgggtacgcatacctaagttctcggacttggtcttgttcgccagtatgcaaacgagtacgcatactgtcgttcatgaccgaactcagttgaagtcagtacgcatacgggtatgcatactatagttcccagacttcaactgtttaatcagtacgcatacaggtatgcataccaaattcctggacttggaatacacttgcaacaattagcatacaagtacgcatactgtgttatatcctaaactcccattttaatcattgacacctccttagaagacgagaatagctgtctcacacaaactattagattcaaagcaattttcaagtgatcaaatgatcaatacgaaacattctgagtccacatcaaatgactatctcacaccaatcatataagatgttaccaggcgattttcacatgatcatcttttaactttcgtcaagaataaaagataaacttggttaaagcgaaagcttaccaacatatatttcgagaaacatgtaagtgagttaaactcagctcgaaatatcaaatgtgtataatatagagtctatatagctatacgacttttgtttcaataggagataaaatagaaatagacttctgagtgataggtgagttcaagtctccacataccttttgttgatgaagttccacaagctccccttagtagttcttcgccttcaatcgatgaacgtcgtgaagtctaaagctcaactccacattctatcctaatccgagacatagctataagtagactagaaatcagaacttatagttttgataactaaacttgacaaacaatattgagatagcaatgcttgcgagttcgagcgaacagtgctctaacaatctctccctttgtcaattttagtgacaaaactatcaatacatatggattacaaaataaataaactttgtagcatctcatccaaatgcttgatttccttggttcttcaatattactcgaaatcttcgtcacttccaagtactccagtgattttgaacgtgttcaactcagcatcatagttgttgaagatccgtagccataacaataagaaaacaattgttctcaattattgttatacaatgtcataatattattacacaacatcaaagttcaattgaatcacaactttgaaaataatactacggggatatgtatcactcccccttagtcaatacttcatctcacaatgaaaaccactcccccttacataatgatccgtaaaccattgtatttgtagtgtgaactacacaataattctcccattttttgtcaatataacttggcaaaggtacggaaattagtgggatcataatgaaattctcaaagagatacttcatgaataaaaatgaacatatcaactttgtttcgatgatttcacataaccgaaacttagtgtattcatcaaggagtttataaagataaaagaaaactcctacaatattccacaaccgcactccccacaaatatatgtcaattaagcacaagttcaattaagaactctcccccataaaatgtcattcccgagagaacaacaagagcgatcttacttttgcaagaaaagaaggatttctttggacattaaaaaatcacatgaaacatgaatttgtatccagaaaactcaattaaaataaCCACAACGGAACCTTAATGTTTAATTTTAGGGGTAATTGGAGTTTGGTACTTAGGTTTGGACCAACactagtgtttggtctaacatttgtccaacgttaggacttggtacctggactggacgttgacctGCCTTGACTAGGTTAAGTCCTAACTTCTGTTTAGTAATTATTaaaaagtttatataatttttttttatgacagAGTTTACTATCACATCCTTCAGTTTTCATAACATTTACAAAATTACCAACTTGTTCTTCTTGCTGAGATTCATGTCTCCGTTTGATTCACCATTTTCGCTTCTTGACTACTGATTCTTGAACATCACAACCAAAAGTAGCGACCTTCAGAGCAATAAAATCCTTACCTTCTTCTCTGTCAccattatcaatcaaacaagaccCAACTTCTAATTCTTCTTATTGTTCACACCGTACACCACAAGAATTAAACCCCTAATTTATCAAAACCCACCTCTAATCTCTGAaacagaaaaatcaaataaaaaaaaatcagcgAGTATGTCATCAACTCAAACTAAATCTGGGAATTTGATATCAAAAGGTATGTCATCAGCGGGTATGTAATCAACTCAAAACAAAATCATGATCATCAATACTTATAAGTAGCAAAATCTGAGCATTTGATATCAAAGGGTCATGAACCCAAATTGAAATTTTAACTGAAACCTAAAACCCATATTCAATCGATTATTCCATCAACTCAATTAAATCGATTGTGTCATGAATCTCAACTGAAACCCTTATTGAATCGATTTCACGAGCtcaatcgaaaccctaatttcagttttcATTTGAAACCTCAATTCTtcaagacatcaaaaccctaaccgAACTCTAATCAATTccgtaacaataataataaatcatATAATCTTCCTTTGCCTTAttctttcatcaaaatcaaacctTGTACTGTAAATCTCTGCAAAAATAGTTTTCtttatcatttgattcaaataaatcaaaTCTTCATACTTTTCTGTGATGGTTTaaacgaaataacaaaaaaaaaatacagagcAGAGAAATAATGGTGGAAATGGCAGTAACAGGGAAATTAagaggagagaaagaaaaaagagagaagagaagaatttCGTGTGAATAAATCGAAGTTAATATTAAAAAGAGAATGGATTAATCTAGACCATAGGTTGAAGTATTTAGATTATAACCGTCGGATCCTAAACCTACTTCAGGGGTGAATTTGTAAACTAGAATTTTATAGTTTTTTTATtatctaaaattaattaaaatctggTCATAAACAGTCAGTGTAGGTCAACGTCCGGTCCAGGTACCAacccctaacgttggacaaatgttagaccaaacactagtgttggtctaaacccgagtaccaaactctaattatcccttaatttaatcggaaatgctcaacataagaaaacttacagagacgtaaagtactttcacatagaagtggatcagggaaagatcaatactgcggaatattcaaagattcattctatttttccataaatatttgcatattGATATCATAGACTCAGTctttgacatataattcaaaagttcattttattttccatcaatatttgcataatgacataatagacttaacttttgacatatgggacaatcatagttcacggacgtaaacacacatatcccataagatTTTTGGAATGTATAAAACCAATAAaagttaatactgcaaaatcaatcTTTGCTCCTAGAAggtaaaatcaatttttttcgcatggatttacaccaagaatggctacCAAAGGAGTGTAAAAATATTTTCTCAACAAAGAAGAAAAttcaaagtcattaacgaccatgcaccgaaGTTCATAAAAgaggattgtgaacattcaagaatcccagaaTAAcggtactactgcccattcttgaactttcttctttgtgattcaccaacaacattcttaacAAGATACAAATGAGCTTAAAAGataagtactccaagaatccaaattCCCAATTCCCTGAGAAaaggaacaagtgcaacgaaacggagcaacacactcaaaaacaagagatgagacaaagaccaatctttactcatccaaattcaggaattcttatccccattttgaagagaatttaaataggaagagaatgcaaaaaaaatgaggtcattccgagttaaaacgaagaagttacgaccaaaaaagtttaccgaatatcgacgtctacatgccAATTTACAAatgggtatgcaaacgggtacacatacctaagttcccggacttggtcttgttcgccagtatgcaaacgggtacgcatactgtcgttcatgaccgaactcagttgaaatcagtgtGCATACGGGTATGGATACTATAGTTTCCAAACTTCAActattgaatcagtacgcatacgggaatgcatactaaattcccggacttggaatacacttgcaacagttagcatataagtacgcatactgtactatatccaatcaatggttaactgttttaaactcccatttaatcatcgaaacatccttagaagacgagaatagctgtctcacacaaactattagagtcaaagcaattttcaagtgatcaaatgatcaatacgaaacattccgagtctacatcaaatgactgtctcacacaaatcatataagatgttaccgtgcgattttcacattatcatcttttgactttcgtcaagaataaaagataaacttggttaaagcaaaagtttaccaacatatatttcgagaaatatgtaagtgagttaaactcagctcgaaatatcaaatgtgtagaaTATagagtctatataactatacgagttttgcctcaataggagatagaataaaaatagacttctgagtgatggatgagttcaagtctccacgtaccttttgttgatgaagttccacaagctccccttagtagttcttcgtcttcaattgatgaacgccgtgaagtctaaagctcaactacacattctatcctaatttgagacatagctataagtagactagaaatcaagacttatagttttgacaactaaacttgacaaacaagcttgagatagcaacgcttgcgagtttgaccgagcagtgctctaacagtatatATAAAATAACTTTGTACGTTAGGTTTTCAATTAAAACGACTTGATGGAAATgtagatagaaatggaacaagtcaagtctatatattactaacctcaaacagaaggatgatgtgttcgttgatgtcgatacgtcttcaagtTCTTCAGATTAACATAAGtgagtctcaacatttctatagttcctagtctaacctaacgaattGACTCTAGTAATAAAATCAAGCAGCTTCGAGTTTTGGGAGCTAAAagtatgataaccaaacttgacataccaacgcttaatgggttcgactgagcaatgctttaacaacaaGGACATCGCGTGATACCCAATACATGCAGTCAAGGCTACCTTAGCATTTCGGAAAAGCCTCTCTTCGCATTTTCAACTAGTAGTCGGTCGACATCATCTTGCGTTGGTTTTCGTAAAAAACATGGACCAAAATGGTTGACCACAGTTTCGCTAAACATACCGAGATTTTTGTATGTTGTTGTTTGTAATCATCGCAGGCATCCGCTTACATACCAAACCTAGAATACTTAGGGTTGCGGTGACCTTTTTTTCAGGACTATGTTCTCGTACATTTCGAGCAAcaaattgatagttgaatttaGAGTTTACCAGCCAAATCTCTTTGATAAGCCTAATAATCAAGTGTTGCAGCATATGAAAGTGATGTTGAAAATCTTCATCAGAGTAAAAACATCCGTTGATAAAATAATCACACATATTTGTTGACGACCTTCCTCTCAAAATCTCCACGTATATCTACTTATCAATACTGCTCTTGGTTCTGGAGCTCGTGGTACTTGCCACGTGTATAATTGTATTCTGGCATTCGTCATCCTTCTCTCGTCGTTtgaatcttcatccatttgatacAGACGGTGCATCCATTAGTGTTGTTGATGGAGAAAGAACAAATATCTTCTCTTCCTCATTTTCCAAGTTAGGATCCATACAGAGAAAAAATTTGATCGAAACTACTGAAAACAAGGAATATAATGAtggaagaaatttgatgaatttccgTGAAAGTAGAAAACAAATATAAATGTGTGAATTTATTAGTGGATGGAAGAAAATAAATGTAGCCGTTGTCATCGGATATGGAGACGCTTGTCTCCAGTAAGTTACACCGAGGCACGACTCATGTTGAGCCAAGTCGCCGCTCAACCTGGGACGATTGTCCCTCCTAAGGCCTGTCGGCTCGATCTCCACGGATACTCTCTTTCTCCACCTTGAGAAAATGAGTTTGTCGACCATCTAATGAGCCGGTAAGATGCAAGGTGCAAGACTTCATCATCTAAAGAAGCAGAAGCTTTAGCTTTGTTGCAAACAACAAATGGGGCCATTACAAAGGAATTGCAAATCTGGTCATTGAAGGGATAACAAATGAACTTTAACTATCTACTAGGACATGACACTACAATCAGGTGGCAAAGTAAGGGAATTTTAGACGAAGTGAAAAAACAAGCAACACAACTGGTTTCTTTTGGAGGGTTTCAGCTTGTCAACAGAAAGGGAAACAAAGTAGCAGATTTTTtggccaagaaaagaaaaacacaagctTCTATCGTTTTAAATTTTTCTGAAACACCAATGTTTTTAATTCCCGCAATAGCCTATGACACTGTCAAGGCTTTAGAATTATGTAAATCTGAGATTGTTCCAAATGAGCCTGAATTTGCAGATTAGCTTTCCCTGCAGTAATCTATCCCTTTattaaaaagagaaggaaaaaaaaaccggTAAGATGAGTCCCATTGGCCCTAGCGCATGGGAGCCCTGAGAAAGCCTTGattaagagaaaataaaaacgTAACATTGGTTTCCATTTtcttctccctctctctctctctagagAAGATTTTCGGTGTTGGGAAAAGAAGACTAAAATCTACTgacttctccatttcttcttttcATTCTTCTAAATTGGGTGGTCGTAGAAAGAGAAACCCTTAAGACTAATCAAAGATGCATTCTTTTGGGTACAGAGCGAATGCATTACTAACGTTTTCAGTAACAATATTAGCTATTATGTGTACTATGGGTTCTCTCTCTGATAATTTCAATAATCCAACACCCACATCTGAAGTCCAAGTATGATCATTtctatctctctctttttctcctTTTAGATCTGTTCTTGAATTTTGAAACCCAAAGATTTTTGTACACAGTTTGATCTTTGTTGTTCTTGTAGGTGTTGAATATTAATTGGTTTCAGAAACAACCTAATGGAAACGATGAGGTAATTGATTCAGTTTTCTTGATTGTTTCTCCAATTAATCGGGAATTCTGTATGGGTTTTGTGAATGGATCGTTAAAAACTCTTACTTTGGGTTATATGTTTGTGGATAAAGGTGAATTGGGAGTTTGTAATTTGGGTAATGTTGTGGGTTTGATCTATTTTTCAGCATGGTGTCTTATTTGTTTGTCTTTTTTGTGTGGATTATACATGAGTTTTGTAAATGGATCTCTAAAAATCCCTGCTTTGAGTGGTATTTTTACATAGATggtcaatttagggttttgatcaGTTGGTGGTAATAGTAGTAGTGAAATTTTGGTTGATAAATGGTGGAGGGTTCGGTATGGATCTTGTTTTAAAGATCACATCATGTGAAATAATATGTTGTGGAACtaataattgtgttttctctgaGGAGAGGGTTAAGAAAGAACAAAGTAAGGGAGAACTTTGAATTACCCATTGAACTATGATTTAGTTTTCATTGAGTCTGAAGAAATCCATCCATacgtttggtgtttttgagttggAAATTTAAAAGTTTGGATTGGATAAAATATCTTTAGAGGTCCCTTTCATGACCGGCAGCTAGATGATATATGTTAGGAATACGTCTTGATTTGGTGGTTTTCGTATTGGTGGGATGCAATAGTGTAGGGCTTATCGGGTGAGGATTATTTGTTCGTTAACTTTCTATGTTTTGGTTGAGGAATGGGTTGGGATCCTCTTAATTATACTAATTTGTAAGAATTGGGTTCATTAACAACAGCATAGTTATGCTGTATCAACAAACAAAAGCAAATAACAGCTATAGTAGTTACTTGTTAGGTCTATTTGTATTCAgcttttattttatctttcaCCCATCAGGTCATGTTGATATGTGCTAATGGCATTAGAATGAAGCATAAATAAAGACACTTTTACTTCTGTTTGGTGCAGGTCAGCTTGACTTTGAATGTATCTGCAAATTTGCAGTCCATGTTTACATGGAACACGAAACAGGCAAGGCTATTTTACTTTGGTCCTTATGTATCTGACATACTTTCTTCAGAGGGGATATGTGGAATTTTTGTATCTATCATGGTTCCATGGTCGGGTAATACATGGTGCAAAATAGTTGTATATGTGTAGGCAGATAAAGTTAGAGAAGTAGACTTCGGTCAATATATATTTCCAGTAATCTATTAAATGAAATTTGTGTCACCCAGTTGATTGGatttgaatctaatgatttaacaATATTGGCATGCTAGATATTCAAGCTAAGGTTAATTAGAATAAGTTGCATCTCCTCTCACTCACATAACTCCAACTTTACAGGTTTTTGTTTTTCTAGCAGCTGAGTATGAAACTCCTAAGAATAATCTCAATCAGGTAAAATATTCGAATATCCCTCTTTATATATTGCCAAAGCTGTTTTACTTAGTTAGTGTTTCAAATTATAAATTGCTTTGTTAGGTCTTGAATAAGTTAAATGTGGTATAGAGAGCTGAATCCTGAATAAGTTAAATTTGGTATAGAGAGCTGAATCCTGAATGACAACAGAAGTTATTTCAAAATTCAGATTCTCCTTATGTTGGTTGTTGCATTTTGTTTTTGCCACTAATTGAGGTTCCTATcgtgaaacaacaaacaattgcAAACTAAAAAGTTGAAAAGAACACTAGGACTTCTAGACGATAAACATGACGTAAAAAAATTATTGAAAGGCACAAGAGACACAATATAGTTGAAAAAAGTGGAATCCTGATTCGTGTATCCATATCGTCTTTATAATTTATACTGccttcttttctcttctctttttctttctttgtttctttctcttTGTTCAATTTTTTTAGTTAGAGCAGTGTCAGTGTATATGTTTAATCTGTTTTTCTTCTGTGGTACCCCCTCTCTTCCTGCGGTCTAATAATGATTATGACACAGATGCAGCAACTGTTTCTAATGGATTTACATGAATCTTAGTATTAACAATGTCATATGTTCTGCTGAATCTAGTTGAAGGAATATGGGTTTACTATTAAACTTGTCAGTTCAGCTCAATAAGTCATCAACAGGCTAGATGGGTTTTCAATTCTAAATTATGTTGAATTAACAACTCGAAATTGGATTTAATAAGTTTTTGTTAGCCATGTGAATTTCAGTTTCTAGTCCCTGATTAGAATTTTGCAGAGATTTGAGTAGATGCCATTTTGATCTTAATGTCTGTCATTACACAGGTATCTCTTTGGGATGGGATTATACCATCTAAAGAGCATGCAAAGTTTTGGATGCACACGACAAACAAA
This DNA window, taken from Papaver somniferum cultivar HN1 chromosome 3, ASM357369v1, whole genome shotgun sequence, encodes the following:
- the LOC113357338 gene encoding signal peptidase complex subunit 3B-like; amino-acid sequence: MHSFGYRANALLTFSVTILAIMCTMGSLSDNFNNPTPTSEVQVLNINWFQKQPNGNDEVSLTLNVSANLQSMFTWNTKQVFVFLAAEYETPKNNLNQVSLWDGIIPSKEHAKFWMHTTNKYRFTDQGSNLRGKDFNLTLHWHVMPKTGKMFEDKIVMTGYRLPQEYR